The Deltaproteobacteria bacterium CG11_big_fil_rev_8_21_14_0_20_42_23 genome contains the following window.
TTTTTTAAATCTTCAGTCGTAAAACCTTTTTCATATTCAAAATCATAATAGAATCCGTCTTCAATAGCTGGACCTATAGTCACTTTTGCTTCTGGGTAAAGCCGCTGAACGGCATCGGCCAACACATGCGCTGCGGAGTGACGCAATTTTTCTAAATCACTCAATTGTTTATCTTGTTTTTCTTCCATCACTTCCCATTCCCCTAAAATCTTTAACGTTTTGTGGACGTAACAGGATTCGAACCTGTGACCTCTACCATGTCAAGGTAGCGCTCTAACCAACTGAGCTATACGTCCTCTTGACAAAGCCAACTCCAGCATTTTTCCTGCATGCGCAACAACAACACACTAAAATGAAGAAATGAACTTCACCGGAGTTATCGTAGAGGCAAAAAAATTACAGCGAGATGCGGCGCAGTCTTAGATAAGCCCTTAAAAAAAGTCAAGAAAATCACTACACCATAAAAAAGAACCCATCCCTTCAAGGAATGGGTTCTAAAAACTTTCTAAGTGCTTGTTTTGTAAGAATTATCCTACCTTTTTAATCACTTCTTCAATGGCACCCTTCGCCACATTGCCCACAAGTTGTTCCACCTTTTGTCCGTTTTTGAAGAAAAGAATGGTGGGGATACTGCGAATACCGTACTTTGCGGCCACACTTGGGTTTTGATCTACGTCCACTTTGCACACCTTTACTTTGCCACTTTGCTCGGTAGCAAGCGTTTCTAGCGTTGGTGCCAAGGCTCTACACGGCCCGCACCAAGTAGCCCAGAAATCTACCACAACGGGAACGTCGGATTGAAGAACATCACCATCAAAACTTGCGTCGCTCACTTCAATAATATTTTCAGCCATAACTCCTCCTTACATTTTGTCTCACGCTCGTAGCGCATCATATCATACACGTCAACAACGGGTGCAATTTTTTTAGCCTGATTTAAAACATATGTTTTCGCAAACTGACATTCAGCACAAATCCAGATGCAGCAAGCATTACGATAATGGAAGAACCTCCATAACTTAAGAAAGGAAGCGTTACTCCCGTAAGCGGAATTAACCCCAACACCCCGCCAAGGTTGATGACCAGCTGCCAAGAAAGCCACGACACAATGCCCATGACCAAAAAAATACCAAAACGATCACGCGCACCTTTTGCAATATCAACCCCAAGCAACAAAAAAGAAAGGTACAAACTCAAGACAAAAAGAGAACCTACAAACCCCCACTCTTCAGCAAGAACGGGAAAAATAAAATCGGTGTGCCTCTCTGGTAAATACTGAAGCTTGTTGATGTTGCCCTTCAGATATCCTTTTCCAAAAAATTTTCCCGAGCCCACTGCAATCTTTGACTGCATGAGGTGATAACCTTTTCCTCGCACATCTTCTTCAGGATGCATGAAGGCCAAGATACGATTGCGTTGATATTCTTTAAGGCCAAATTTGTACGTTCCAAAGCCTGCCAATAAGGCAAGAGCGATACACACCAACAGCGTTTTCTTTTTCACGCCAAGAAAAAGTGAGATAGAAACAAAAATAGCCAAAAGAAAAAAGGCTGAGCCCATATCGCCCTGGTACAAAATAATTCCAAAAGGAAGAAAGGTAAGCAAAGCGGGCTTCCATAATTCACGAACACCATAGCCATCGGCACTTGGATGATCGTTGAAGTATTTCGCCATCACAAAAATATAGGTGAGCTTCGCAAATTCAGCTGGCTGAATGCCTACAGAGCCGATGCGTATCCAGCCTTTGGTTCCACGGATTTCTTGGCCGAAAAGTGCGGTGAATAAAAGCATAAACAAAACAATGAGGTAAAAATATTTCCCCCAATCTTTGAAGAGGCGATAATCAATAAAGGTTGTGGCTGCCATCACCAGCAAGCCAAGAGCAATCCAGATAAGTTGGTTCCAAAAAATAGAAAGGGAACCACTTTCTTCCCAATAAAAAACCGCACTGTAAAGATTAAGCAAGCCAACGCCAACAAGTGCACAAACAACAAAAAAGAACGGCCAGTTAAAAGTTTCGGAAAATCTTTTTGTCATGTTTACTCCTCATGATTACGAAGAGAAAAGTGAAGCGAGTTTATTTCTGTTCGGCGTGTCTTTTAAATTCATTTAACATTTTTGGCAAGGAAGCATCGATAAGACTTTGAAGCATTATCTCTGGCATCCAGAGTTTGAGTTCGAAGTTTACTTCATAAGAGGCAAAAAGTTTTTTTCCCTTTTGAGAAAGTTGCCATGAACCTTCATAGGTTTTAAGTATTTCGCTTTCAACTAAGCTCCATGAAATTTTTTTGTCTGAGTCAAAAACGAAGTGAAGTTTT
Protein-coding sequences here:
- the trxA gene encoding thioredoxin; this translates as MAENIIEVSDASFDGDVLQSDVPVVVDFWATWCGPCRALAPTLETLATEQSGKVKVCKVDVDQNPSVAAKYGIRSIPTILFFKNGQKVEQLVGNVAKGAIEEVIKKVG
- a CDS encoding rod shape-determining protein RodA translates to MTKRFSETFNWPFFFVVCALVGVGLLNLYSAVFYWEESGSLSIFWNQLIWIALGLLVMAATTFIDYRLFKDWGKYFYLIVLFMLLFTALFGQEIRGTKGWIRIGSVGIQPAEFAKLTYIFVMAKYFNDHPSADGYGVRELWKPALLTFLPFGIILYQGDMGSAFFLLAIFVSISLFLGVKKKTLLVCIALALLAGFGTYKFGLKEYQRNRILAFMHPEEDVRGKGYHLMQSKIAVGSGKFFGKGYLKGNINKLQYLPERHTDFIFPVLAEEWGFVGSLFVLSLYLSFLLLGVDIAKGARDRFGIFLVMGIVSWLSWQLVINLGGVLGLIPLTGVTLPFLSYGGSSIIVMLAASGFVLNVSLRKHMF